The Patescibacteria group bacterium genomic interval TAGATTTTGCTTATGCCGTCCATACCGATTTAGGGCATCACGGTAAGTCGGCTGTTGTTAACGATATTGATCGACCTCTGGATGTTGTTTTAAAAAATAATGACGTGGTTGAAATAATTAAAAAAATGCAAAAACACCCACTAAAAATTTGGCTTAAGTTTGTCAAAACCACGAAGGCCAAAGAGGCGATTAAAAGCTACCACGAAAAAAACAAAGATGAAGGAAAAGAAATAAAATAAAGTATGGACTCTGATTTAAAAAAATTAATCGATGAAATAAAGCTGCATCAACCGGATGTTGATGTTGATGTTGTTGATTTAGCTTATGATTTTGCCAAAAAAGCTCACGAAGGGCAGTCTCGTTTTTCAGGCGAGCCCTATTTTTCGCATCCTTACAATGCCGCTTTGATTTTGGCACAAATAAAAATGAGTCCGACGATGATCGCTGCCGCGTTATTGCATGACGTGCCGGAAGAAACAGAGATAACGATTAGTCAAATAAAAAAAGAATTTGGCGAAGACATTGCTTTTTTAGTGGAAGGAGTAACGAAGGTGGGAAAGGTAAAATATCGTGGAGTCGAACGTTATATAGAGAATCTGCGCAAAATGTTTGTTGCGATGGCGGTTGATTTGCGCGTGATTATCATTCGTTTTGCTGACCGGCTGGATAATTTAAGCACTTTGCAAGTGCACTCCAGGGAAAAGCAAGTGCGCATTGCTCAAGAAAGTTTGGAGATATACGCGCCGATTGCCAATCGTCTGGGTATGTGGGAGATTCGTAGTCGCATTGAAGACGCCGCTTTTAAATATGCCATACCGGATGAGTACAAATGGACTGTGGATTTGGTCGCGAAAAAACAACAAGAACAGGAAAAATATTTAATTAAAGTAAAAAAACATTTGGAAGACGAGCTGCGTAAAGAAGGGGTTGATTTTGTTGCAGTGAATGGTCGGGTCAAACATTTGTATAGTTTGTATCTTAAACTTTTGCGACATGATAGGGATATTAATAAAATTCGTGATTTGGTAGCGTTGAGAGTAATAGTCAAAAGCGTTGCCGATTGCTATCGGGTATTGGGTGTAGTCCATCATATTTGGCCTCCGATGCAAGGCAGGATTAAAGACTATATTGCACAGCCAAAGGCTAATGGCTATCAGTCTTTGCACACGACGGTTTTTACCGAAGGAAAAAAGGTGGTCGAATTTCAGATTCGAACCGAGGAAATGCACGAACGAGCGGAGCAGGGAGTGGCGGCGCACTGGTACTATGATGAAAAAGGCAAAGAGTCTTTTAAACCGACGGAAGAAATGAGCTGGATTCAAGAGCTTGCCAAATGGAAAAAAGAAATTGAAGAAAATCAAAAGAATTTGGAAAGGCTGAAAGTAGATGTGCTTAAAGATCGGATATTTGTTTTTACGCCAAAAGGAGACGTGATTGATTTGCCGGAAGAATCAACTCCGGTGGATTTTGCCTACGCCATTCATACTGATATTGGTAATAAATGTAGCCGCGCTTATGTAAACGACTTGATTGTTAATCTTGATTATAAACTCAAAAACGGTGACATCGTTGAAGTATTGATTGATAAAAATCGTAAAGGACCAAATCCTGATTGGCTGAAATTTGTCAAAAGTTCTATGGCGCGTACTCATATCCGAGCGGCGACTAAAGCGGAAAGAGAAGGATTTTTAAGCAAGCTCATAAAGTAAAAAATAAAAACCATTCGGGTAAAGCCGAACGGTTTTATGTTGCTGGGTAAAAAAGATTACCCATTTTTTTTGTTTTGCTCCACGAGCTCTTTGGCGATACGATCGTGAATGAGGTGGAGTTTTTTGGCGGTTTCTTCGGTAACAGGTTTTGACCCGCCGTCGAAAAATCCGGTTTGGGTTTGTTCCCTCAGCCATTTTGAGTGCGGTGCGGTTGGGTCGGCTAGTTTTAATGACATGCAGCCTCCTACGGTTGGTTGGAACGGTTGCCTATAAGTATTAAAACAGAGTGGTTGTTAACTGTTAATTTGGGTTTTTGTTCCTCGAAAAAACGTTTCTAGATTTTGGACCCGATAATCAAAACAGTGATTATACCCAAAGTGTTTAAAATATAGGACAATACATAAAAATTTTTATCGGAAATAGTCGATGAGGCTAGCAGAGTGACTCCGATTTCATCAGGTAGCGGCGAAGCAATAATGATCATGCCAATGATCGGCAGAAGGTATTTTTGAGTGAAAATATTGATTTTTGATTTTAAGTAAGCAAATAATTTTTGCTCGGCAATTCTTTGTATTTCGTTAGTAAAAGAATGTCTGATAAATTTGAACAAAATTGTGTCTGAGACCAACGAGCCTATGCCGGCAATTAAACCGGATAGCACAATACTGTCTTGTTCTTTAGCCAAGATAAGCAAAACCGCTGTAGCTGGTGCCGCAGTAAAGCCGTAAGCATAAAGCATGCCGGCGATAAAAATACCTAAATATCCCAGTGAAGACAGAAAATTATGCCAAGGCTCAAAATTTTTTTCTTTAAATAAAAAATAAGCCAGTATAATAGTTAGGAGTAAAATTAAAAGTTTGGGATATTTAAACCGAGAGAGAGCGTTTCTTATTTTCATTTTTGTGTTAATAGCTGGTTTCTATCTTCCAGTTATTTTTTATAAAATTTTTGATGAACGATAATCGGTGTACCGACAAAGCCGAATTTCTGGCGGATTTGGTTTTCTAAATATCGAATCCATGATTTGTGTATTTCCGCCTTTGGGTGAACTAGAAGCTCAAAACGAGGCGGGCGAAT includes:
- a CDS encoding RelA/SpoT family protein, with amino-acid sequence MDSDLKKLIDEIKLHQPDVDVDVVDLAYDFAKKAHEGQSRFSGEPYFSHPYNAALILAQIKMSPTMIAAALLHDVPEETEITISQIKKEFGEDIAFLVEGVTKVGKVKYRGVERYIENLRKMFVAMAVDLRVIIIRFADRLDNLSTLQVHSREKQVRIAQESLEIYAPIANRLGMWEIRSRIEDAAFKYAIPDEYKWTVDLVAKKQQEQEKYLIKVKKHLEDELRKEGVDFVAVNGRVKHLYSLYLKLLRHDRDINKIRDLVALRVIVKSVADCYRVLGVVHHIWPPMQGRIKDYIAQPKANGYQSLHTTVFTEGKKVVEFQIRTEEMHERAEQGVAAHWYYDEKGKESFKPTEEMSWIQELAKWKKEIEENQKNLERLKVDVLKDRIFVFTPKGDVIDLPEESTPVDFAYAIHTDIGNKCSRAYVNDLIVNLDYKLKNGDIVEVLIDKNRKGPNPDWLKFVKSSMARTHIRAATKAEREGFLSKLIK